The Gammaproteobacteria bacterium genome includes the window TGGGAGGGGTTAGGTAGAGTTTATGGCCTGTTTTTTCTGCTTCTATGGCCATCATCATGTCGCTGCGTCTACTGACCCAGTTGAGTATTTTAATGGAGCTATTTTTGTGTGTAAGCACAACTGGATTGAATATGAAGGTAGCACCACCACGATCTAGGCCTGTGGCTTGTTCAATTTTTTTTGGAGTTGAAATAGGGCGTGTGGTTGTTTTTCCATTGTGTAGCTTGAGTATGAAATCAACCCAGTTTATTTTATGTGTGTTTATTTTTTTTGGGTTAAAATTATTTTTGTTAAACGCGTAGTTATCGTGGTGTGCATGTTTTTCTATTTTCTTAAATAAGTGCTTTTTCTGTATGCTTACACTGTTAATGAATTCCTGTATTTCCTTGTTTTTAGGAGTGTGTTGTTTGTCGATTGAAATCAATAGATCCAATAAGGGGGAGGCGCGTGTGTATTCTTTAGGGATTGGTGGGTCTCCGTGCAGGCTGCTAAAAGCCATGTCGCATTGTGTAGATTTTAGCTCAGCTACAAGTGATCTAAATTTTAGTTCTGGCATTGTCCAGACGAGATCATCATCCAATAGGATGGCAATGTCGGAAGATGCGTGGCCTCTTTTTTTTAGAAAATCTTGGCATAAATTTCTTGACTGCAAGATGGAAAGGTAGTCTTTTGTTTGAGCAATGTAAGTGAATTTTTCAGACCATGAATGTGGTGTTTCTATTGGGTTGTGACCAATGTGCAGTATAAAAAAATTAATGGGCAGAGTTGGGAGTTTGTTTTTTATACTGGATAACAGCCGATCTGCAACGGCAGGATATGCTGTAGTGATAGCAATATTAAGGGTGATGTCCATTAGGCTAGATTGTCCTGAGAAAAAAGGGTAAGAAAATGCTTGAACTGTTCTTTGTGGATGAAGCATTTTTCGATGTCCAATGATTCATTGGTGGCGTGAATGTTGTGTAGTTTGTCATTGGGGCCGAAACCGATGTAGATCGCATCGTCTGGTAGGTTGCTTATAAAGGGACAGGTTTTTAGGCCATTCAGTTTGTTTAGGTGCCGATTCTCTATTTTTGGATTTCTGAGACTTGAGTTTAACAGTTTAATCCATTTTTTTAGATGAGTTTTTTTGCGGTTAGGAGACCATAAGAAAGCAATCTGCTTGCCTGAATCGAGGTCGTTAAATCCAGTTTCTTCGATGAATATATCGGCTTTGAATTGATTTATTTCCTTTTTAAATATTTCGTGTGCAACGCGAATCCCTGCGCTGATCTCTTCTTCACCCTGAATTAGCCATAAAATTTCGGGTCTACTTTGTTTTTCATCAACCATTTCTTTAATAGCGTGCAATCGCATAATGAGCGGCGCTTTATTGTCAGCTACTCCTCGGCCATAAAAACGACCTTGTTTCTCTTTAAGTAAAAAAGGCTCTCCGCTAATCCATTTGTGCATCGGCTTTACAGGGGCGACATCATAGTGACCATAAATAATTGCTTTTTTGCTTGAATTTTTTGGCTTTAAGTGTGCGATTATGCTGGGTTGGTTTGATGTTGATTTCCCTTTTATTTTGGTTGAAAACCCTATCTTTTTCAGGTTTTTTTCTAGAAACTGGAGTGCCTTTGTATTCTCTGTTTCATTATTTGAAAGTGAGCGTAGGGCGATAAACTTCTTTAATTCTAGTGTTATTTTGTCTCTGTTGCGCATGTTTTAGCTGTCCTTTTTTGTGGGTGTTTTTTTTGTTAGTGTCTCCCACTCTTGATAAGCTGAGTTGAATACGTTTCTGGCTTTGTGCAATTCAAATGATGCGCCACTGATCCATAAGTTTAAAATGATCTTCTGGGCTTTTTTGGGGTTTAGGCTTGGGTTTGATTGCATTAATTTTTTTGATAATGTGGCGCGTGAATGGGCTGATTTTAGTAGATCTTTGATTTGACCTTGTTTGTTAAGAATTTTCCATATGTGTTGTTTTGCTCGATCTAGGGCATTAAACATACCGGATGGTTTGGGTACCCCTTGATGTTTATTTTCAAAGCTTGAACCTGTGGTGTGATTTTTGTTGCCAAAAATAGGGAATTCATTTTCATTGAGCAGTTGATTTTTGTTTACGCTAATTTGCTCATTTAGAGGGTGCCATGAGGCATTTTCTTTCCAGTAACGTGTGGCCGGTGGAACCCATAAGACAATATGGGCGGGGCGCGGTTGTGTTGAGTTTGTTTTTTGGCTTCTATGCCATGTTCGGCTGTGTAATAAAATAATGCTACCGGCTTTAACCGGCAGTAACACGCTGGGTGTCTCTTCATAAAGGGCTTGTTTTTCAGACATAAAATCAACAGGTGCAGAAGCTTCCCATAAATGAGAGCCGCTTACCACTTCAAGACAGCCAGATTCAACGGGTACGTCGATGTAGCTCATCCATGTTGACATGCCGGTACGGTCTACCGGCCAATACATGGAGTCTTGATGCCAAGGGATGATGCCGTTGCCTGCACCGGCTGTTTTGCAGATAATATGATCGTGCAGCAGGCGTGCCCCTGATAACTCAAAGCTGGTGGCAGCAAGTTGTGAGAGTGGGGTTTTGATGATTTGGTTAAATTCTGGCAATGTTTTCCATAGATCTCGCCATTGTGATATGACTTTTGTGTAGTCTGTTAGATCACAGCCGATCTCTTTTGCATGGCGTTGGATTAAGCTCTGCCATTGGTTTGAAAGTTGGGCTAATTGTTCTTTTTTAATTATTTCAGTTAAAATAACCCATCCTTTTTTTCGGTAAAATGACAATGCCTCATCGTTTAGACGTGGGTACTGAATGGCGTTGATGGTTTTAGTTGTCAAAGATTTTTCTCCAGCTTTTTTTTAATAAGGCTTGCAGAGGCTCCGGTTTAGGAAGGTATGTGTTTAGCCAAAGTAAAGCCTCGGTTTCATTTTTTAATTTATATTTGGTGTCTGGAATATTGAGAACGGTTTTATTGCGGAGCATGAAACCATTTTGATGGCTCCAAAGATTGATTCTAATGCTGGTTAGGAAAGGGCCATAGTTGACTTCGGTGTAATGTTTTTTGCGCATTCTTGTGAAAGCGGAGTAGTGACATAGTTTTGCTGAAAAGGTTTGATCAATGATTTTTTTTCTACTGCCGAGTACGGTTTGTTGGATTGCCCAGCTCTCCCCTGTTTGTATGAGTTGGTATTCAAAATTTAATACACGATGCTGTGAATTATTTTTTAGCTCTAGAGGTTCTAAATATGGAAACCCATTGCCAACATCGACGAAATACTTTTTTTCATTGAGCTGTACAATGAGGCCAATATGGCAGTCGGGTTTTTCCATAGAGACGATGTGCAAACCTGCATTAAACCCCATAGTTTGTAACAATGCACAGAGAAAAGGGTTACTTGTGGTGCATAGGCCACCCATGCCCTTCATCATGTCAGAGATAATTTGTTGCTTTGTGGGAGGTTCTGCAGGGCGGCAAAGCATGGTGAGATTCTGGAAGGGAATGTTGGCGTAAATGGCGCGAATGACGGTGCGCAATGTTTCTAAACTGACATCGCGTGCGTTTATGTGCAGTGTGTTTAGAAAGTGTTCTGTTTGAATTGGGCTTAACCAATCTTCCAGTCCGCTGCGGTAGGTGTTATCAAAATCCATGCTTAGTAGCTCTTTTCTTTGATCCAGATTCTTTGCCAGACAGAGGTGTGTTTGGGTGGGCTATCGACACCCAATAAAGGTGAGCCCATTTGCAGGCAGGTGGTGACGGTGCTTGCATCATGTGCGCCGTGTGGAAAACAGATGGGCAGCACTCCGTGCGCACCCAGTGAGTATAGCCACTGCTGGGATTCGTGTAATTCAGCTCTGAGAGATTTGTTGCTTAGGCAAGTGAAGATACGATGACTGACACCGTGAATTCCGACCTCAATACCTTGAGCTATATAATGTTTTAATTTTTTTTCGCTCATGAACAGTGAGGGCGATTCTGCATCTCTGTTGATTTTAAAGCAGGCTTGGCGTAATTGACGATAACGCCGAGGGGTTACACGCCGTAGTATTTTTTTTAGTTTGCCAGAGGTGAGGCTGCGGCGTTGATCTGGGTGTACTTCGTTACAGAGAATTAAGTGATGCGCCATGTCATCAATGACAGAAAAACCTTGTTGGATAAATGATTTTACGGGGAAAAGGGTGGCGACCATATTGCGACGAAGTATCTCATCTAGAGCGTGGGTGTTGTCGATGTAGCCATCATCAAAGCTAATGTAGACGGTGTTGTCAGTATTGCTGCGGTTTAATTTGGATAAGGTTTTGGTTATTTTTTTGTTGGCTTCAATTTCATCCAACAGGTGTATGAATCGTGGCCAGCTTATGGCAGTTTGACGCTGAAAATAATAGTGATTGGAGGGCTCTTTTTTCAAGACACGATGCAACATATAGATCACGGGTTGATTTTTAGAGGATGTGAGGGACGTGTTCATAGAGTCTAATATGTGAGCGGTTCTTAATTGAGGGAGTTATCTTTGCGGGGTGGCTTGAATTGTAGCGGCGTTGTCTTGTTTCTTGGCCCAAAATGAAAGTTGGGAAGCGAGCTCTTCTAATGTGTTGATGAGGATGAGTGGCGCTGTTTGGCGCTGATCGAGATAACCTGCTTGGAGGCGGTCGGCCCAGCCACCGGAGCCTTGAAGTAGTAAAATGGGTCTGCCAATTTGGCTGGCTAGAGCAATTTCACTTAAGGTGCCAGCCCCTCCGCCGAGTACCACAACCGCAAAACCACTGGCAACCACAAGTTGGTTTCGCCCTACATCCAATCCGGTGGGAATGATGATGTCAATAAACGGGTTGGCGCTGTGGCTTTCGTAACTGGGTAAGATGCCGATGGTGTGTCCTGCTTCAGGGACGGATTTAAAGCCATGACAGCTCTCTTGCATGGTTCCACCTAGCCCGCCGCAAACGAGATGATAACCGTTTTGGGCGATGCATTTGCCTACGGAACGTGCTCTTGTGATGGCGGTTTGATGGGATAAACGAGCATCGCCAATCACAGCCACTTGATTGTTTATCGCCATGTTTCATCTTTGAGAATTAAAAACCATAGTATACTTGTATTGCATGGAAAATGAAATACACAATCCTATTGATGAGGTTTTATGGCGTTTGTTTGAGTGAGTCGGCTTTTTAAGGTTATTGAACTTAATTGGTGGGGTAAAATTGGGAGGTTAGGCCGCCCCGATGGATGAGCGTGATGGGGTGGTTTTTAGATTATTGTGTTACTGGGTTGAGAAAAGGGCTGATGCGATTTATATGCATTAGATTTTAATACGCAACAGGACAGGAGGGAAAGCTGTTGCTGTTCAACCCTTTGCGCAAAACGGCGCTGGCTTTCAGTTTCAGGTAACGACGGTAGCTGAAACGTACC containing:
- a CDS encoding arylamine N-acetyltransferase produces the protein MDFDNTYRSGLEDWLSPIQTEHFLNTLHINARDVSLETLRTVIRAIYANIPFQNLTMLCRPAEPPTKQQIISDMMKGMGGLCTTSNPFLCALLQTMGFNAGLHIVSMEKPDCHIGLIVQLNEKKYFVDVGNGFPYLEPLELKNNSQHRVLNFEYQLIQTGESWAIQQTVLGSRKKIIDQTFSAKLCHYSAFTRMRKKHYTEVNYGPFLTSIRINLWSHQNGFMLRNKTVLNIPDTKYKLKNETEALLWLNTYLPKPEPLQALLKKSWRKIFDN
- a CDS encoding phytanoyl-CoA dioxygenase family protein, which encodes MTTKTINAIQYPRLNDEALSFYRKKGWVILTEIIKKEQLAQLSNQWQSLIQRHAKEIGCDLTDYTKVISQWRDLWKTLPEFNQIIKTPLSQLAATSFELSGARLLHDHIICKTAGAGNGIIPWHQDSMYWPVDRTGMSTWMSYIDVPVESGCLEVVSGSHLWEASAPVDFMSEKQALYEETPSVLLPVKAGSIILLHSRTWHRSQKTNSTQPRPAHIVLWVPPATRYWKENASWHPLNEQISVNKNQLLNENEFPIFGNKNHTTGSSFENKHQGVPKPSGMFNALDRAKQHIWKILNKQGQIKDLLKSAHSRATLSKKLMQSNPSLNPKKAQKIILNLWISGASFELHKARNVFNSAYQEWETLTKKTPTKKDS
- a CDS encoding polysaccharide deacetylase family protein — encoded protein: MLHRVLKKEPSNHYYFQRQTAISWPRFIHLLDEIEANKKITKTLSKLNRSNTDNTVYISFDDGYIDNTHALDEILRRNMVATLFPVKSFIQQGFSVIDDMAHHLILCNEVHPDQRRSLTSGKLKKILRRVTPRRYRQLRQACFKINRDAESPSLFMSEKKLKHYIAQGIEVGIHGVSHRIFTCLSNKSLRAELHESQQWLYSLGAHGVLPICFPHGAHDASTVTTCLQMGSPLLGVDSPPKHTSVWQRIWIKEKSY
- a CDS encoding TIGR00725 family protein, whose protein sequence is MAINNQVAVIGDARLSHQTAITRARSVGKCIAQNGYHLVCGGLGGTMQESCHGFKSVPEAGHTIGILPSYESHSANPFIDIIIPTGLDVGRNQLVVASGFAVVVLGGGAGTLSEIALASQIGRPILLLQGSGGWADRLQAGYLDQRQTAPLILINTLEELASQLSFWAKKQDNAATIQATPQR
- a CDS encoding M20/M25/M40 family metallo-hydrolase → MRNRDKITLELKKFIALRSLSNNETENTKALQFLEKNLKKIGFSTKIKGKSTSNQPSIIAHLKPKNSSKKAIIYGHYDVAPVKPMHKWISGEPFLLKEKQGRFYGRGVADNKAPLIMRLHAIKEMVDEKQSRPEILWLIQGEEEISAGIRVAHEIFKKEINQFKADIFIEETGFNDLDSGKQIAFLWSPNRKKTHLKKWIKLLNSSLRNPKIENRHLNKLNGLKTCPFISNLPDDAIYIGFGPNDKLHNIHATNESLDIEKCFIHKEQFKHFLTLFSQDNLA